A stretch of the Hydrogenimonas thermophila genome encodes the following:
- the tsaE gene encoding tRNA (adenosine(37)-N6)-threonylcarbamoyltransferase complex ATPase subunit type 1 TsaE: MIKEKVATLEQLPELAKEIVSILPQDTVIFLRGNLAAGKTTLVKALADAKGNSQTVTSPTFSIQQIYGDSLYHYDLYQCPNEKFMQIGLLDELENSGWHLIEWGDDELYELLKSLGFEVAIIEITPIDNARKYRIITDA; the protein is encoded by the coding sequence ATGATAAAAGAGAAGGTAGCAACATTAGAGCAGTTACCGGAGTTGGCAAAAGAGATTGTCAGCATTTTACCACAGGATACTGTCATCTTTTTGCGCGGTAATCTTGCCGCTGGAAAGACTACATTAGTTAAAGCTTTGGCGGATGCAAAAGGCAATAGTCAAACAGTTACTTCTCCAACTTTTTCCATACAGCAAATTTATGGTGATTCGCTTTATCATTATGATCTTTACCAGTGTCCAAATGAGAAGTTTATGCAAATTGGTCTATTGGATGAGTTGGAAAATAGTGGATGGCACTTAATAGAGTGGGGAGATGATGAATTGTATGAACTTTTAAAAAGCCTTGGTTTTGAAGTTGCCATAATAGAGATAACTCCAATTGATAATGCACGAAAGTATAGGATTATAACGGATGCATAG
- the trpD gene encoding anthranilate phosphoribosyltransferase — MTYDEAKSKFEQLFSGYMDEEEARNLLIDMAKRGENADEIAAAAEVMRAHSVKLPVSDDLRQKLIDNCGTGGDKSGSFNISSTVSLLLAGAGCYVAKHGNRSITSRSGSADMLEHLGVRLDLSPGQQVKMLEETGFTFIFAIHHHPAMKFIMPIRKSIEHRTIFNILGPLSNPADVRKQLIGVFDTSFVKRVAEALKRLGTTSAMVVSSRDGLDEISLSDVSEAVSLKDGELSSLTIDPMEFGIKKSTLEEIKGGDAALNATITKGILEGEIEGAKRDIVLINAAAALIVDGQARDFQDGLQIAKETIDSGHAKEALKKIVKVSNSL; from the coding sequence GTGACATATGATGAAGCAAAATCAAAATTTGAACAGCTATTTTCAGGATATATGGATGAGGAAGAGGCTCGAAATCTGCTAATAGATATGGCAAAACGTGGCGAAAATGCAGATGAGATTGCTGCTGCAGCTGAAGTTATGCGAGCTCACTCTGTAAAGTTGCCAGTAAGCGATGACCTTCGACAAAAACTCATAGATAACTGCGGTACCGGAGGCGATAAAAGCGGAAGTTTCAATATATCTTCTACAGTCTCTCTTTTGTTAGCAGGAGCTGGTTGTTATGTTGCAAAGCACGGCAATAGATCTATTACAAGCAGATCAGGAAGCGCAGATATGCTTGAGCATCTTGGAGTACGTTTAGACCTTTCACCCGGGCAGCAGGTAAAAATGCTTGAAGAGACAGGTTTTACATTTATTTTTGCTATTCATCACCATCCGGCTATGAAGTTTATTATGCCAATTAGAAAATCTATTGAGCATCGAACAATCTTTAATATTTTGGGACCTTTAAGCAATCCTGCAGATGTAAGAAAACAGTTAATAGGTGTATTTGATACATCATTTGTAAAGAGAGTGGCAGAGGCTTTAAAAAGATTGGGTACTACAAGTGCTATGGTTGTTAGCAGTAGAGATGGATTGGATGAAATATCACTATCAGATGTAAGTGAAGCAGTCTCTCTTAAAGATGGAGAACTAAGTAGTTTGACTATAGACCCAATGGAATTTGGAATCAAGAAAAGCACTCTTGAAGAGATTAAAGGTGGCGATGCAGCTTTAAATGCAACTATTACCAAGGGAATTTTGGAAGGAGAGATTGAGGGCGCTAAGCGTGATATTGTTCTAATCAATGCCGCTGCTGCTCTTATTGTAGATGGACAGGCACGTGATTTTCAAGATGGTCTTCAAATTGCAAAAGAGACAATAGATTCAGGACATGCAAAAGAGGCTCTTAAAAAGATTGTTAAGGTTAGTAATTCACTATGA
- a CDS encoding TIGR02757 family protein: MEDLFKLLENEAKKRNDEAELILGGADPLQVAKDLDDERAILLCALFAYGNANAIVKFLKKLDFSLLNSNEENIRKNASEYYYRFQSKEDVAQIFLTLSQMEKGELKYTFLQGYLKEKSVIDGVFEIIKKIRELNSYDSKGYRFLIGTLPKNGKPSSPYKRWMMFLRWMVRKDALDLGLWSEVSSADLIIPLDTHTFNVSRKLGLLKRKTYDWKAAVELTEKLKEFSAEDPVKYDFALYRIGQEKVELLKPD, translated from the coding sequence ATGGAAGATTTATTTAAGTTATTAGAAAATGAGGCTAAGAAACGAAATGATGAGGCTGAGCTTATATTAGGAGGGGCAGATCCTTTACAGGTTGCAAAAGATTTAGATGATGAGCGTGCCATACTGCTTTGCGCTCTTTTTGCATACGGAAATGCAAATGCTATTGTTAAGTTTTTAAAAAAACTTGATTTTTCACTATTAAACTCAAATGAAGAAAATATACGAAAAAATGCATCAGAGTACTATTATAGATTTCAATCAAAAGAGGATGTTGCTCAAATTTTTCTGACATTGAGCCAAATGGAAAAAGGTGAACTTAAATATACTTTTTTGCAAGGCTACTTAAAAGAAAAGTCAGTAATAGATGGAGTATTTGAAATAATCAAAAAGATAAGAGAGTTAAATAGTTATGACAGCAAAGGTTATAGGTTTTTAATAGGAACACTACCTAAAAATGGCAAGCCTTCAAGTCCATATAAACGGTGGATGATGTTTTTACGCTGGATGGTTAGAAAAGATGCACTTGACCTTGGATTATGGAGTGAAGTATCTTCTGCTGATTTGATTATTCCTCTAGATACTCATACATTTAATGTAAGTCGTAAATTAGGACTTTTAAAACGAAAAACTTATGATTGGAAAGCTGCTGTAGAGTTGACAGAGAAACTAAAAGAGTTTTCAGCTGAAGACCCTGTAAAATATGATTTTGCACTTTACAGAATAGGGCAA
- a CDS encoding ABC transporter ATP-binding protein — protein sequence MSQKPIISMRHIVTRFGDTVIHDNVNLTIYEGEIYAILGGSGSGKTTLLREMNMLLRPSAGEIDVLGHNILHISPQTAQWLRSQWGVLFQFGALFTSLSVAENIAISLNEYTKLSKKIVQKIVQSKLEMVGLEAKVADLYPSELSGGMVKRVGLARALVMDPQLLFLDEPTSGLDPISAEAFDNLITQLRSLLKLTIVIVTHDIDSIFNIVDRMAVLGDKKVVAEGTLPQILNNNHPFIQHFFGGNRAKVRIEAMMEHKKDGK from the coding sequence ATGAGTCAAAAACCTATCATCTCAATGCGTCATATAGTAACACGCTTTGGCGATACGGTAATACACGATAATGTAAATTTAACTATATATGAAGGTGAGATTTATGCCATACTTGGAGGTAGCGGTTCTGGGAAAACTACACTTTTAAGAGAGATGAATATGCTTCTTCGTCCAAGTGCAGGAGAGATTGATGTTTTAGGGCATAATATTTTGCATATTTCACCTCAAACTGCACAATGGCTAAGAAGCCAATGGGGAGTTCTGTTTCAGTTTGGAGCACTATTTACTTCCCTGAGTGTTGCAGAGAATATAGCAATCTCTTTAAATGAATATACAAAACTTTCAAAAAAAATAGTTCAAAAAATCGTACAATCCAAGCTTGAAATGGTAGGATTAGAAGCAAAAGTGGCTGATCTTTACCCAAGCGAATTGAGTGGTGGTATGGTTAAACGGGTAGGACTTGCCCGTGCATTGGTAATGGATCCGCAGTTACTCTTTTTAGATGAACCTACATCAGGACTAGATCCTATAAGTGCTGAAGCATTTGATAATCTCATTACACAATTGCGCTCACTTTTAAAGCTCACTATCGTCATAGTTACTCACGATATAGACTCTATTTTCAATATTGTTGATAGGATGGCTGTTTTGGGAGACAAAAAAGTAGTTGCAGAGGGAACTTTGCCTCAAATTCTAAACAACAATCACCCTTTTATTCAGCACTTTTTTGGTGGAAATAGAGCTAAAGTACGCATTGAAGCAATGATGGAGCATAAAAAAGATGGAAAGTAG
- a CDS encoding ABC transporter permease, which produces MNDKRYFYLDISKKPALLYFKGRWEIDNLSSIEKSFKDLLPTILNQKKLVIDLSEISSIDTGSMIFFITIRKELKEKINIKTVNASKSFCQMFRLVKGFEPRDKEEKVKTDPLLTFLNYIGKKSFSVLQDFLQFVDFLGHTAIAMWQILLHPSKFRIKETVGNIYTAGTTALPIVALSAFLVGIVIAFQSAVQLQKYGGDIFIVDMIGISIPRELAPLITAIIVAGRSGSSYTAQIGVMKITEEIDAMKIMGFDIYRFLVIPRIAAMIIALPLLIFFADIIGIYGGLLVAKYQLDITPAQFLDRLHSSVDVRHYLVGILKAPFFAFIIAAIGCFRGFQVSKNTESIGKYTTISVVNSIFLVIALDAIFSIIFTELDI; this is translated from the coding sequence ATGAATGATAAAAGATATTTTTATTTGGATATTTCCAAAAAACCGGCTCTATTGTACTTTAAAGGAAGATGGGAGATAGATAATCTTTCCTCAATAGAAAAATCATTTAAAGATTTACTACCAACAATTTTAAATCAAAAAAAGCTTGTTATAGATCTTTCTGAAATATCTTCAATAGATACAGGCAGTATGATATTTTTTATTACTATACGCAAAGAGTTAAAAGAGAAAATCAATATCAAAACAGTTAATGCATCAAAATCATTTTGTCAAATGTTTCGTCTTGTTAAAGGATTTGAGCCAAGAGATAAAGAAGAGAAAGTAAAAACAGATCCGTTACTTACTTTTCTAAATTATATAGGAAAAAAAAGTTTTTCTGTTTTACAAGACTTTTTACAATTTGTAGACTTTTTAGGACACACTGCTATAGCAATGTGGCAAATTCTTCTTCACCCTTCCAAATTTCGTATAAAAGAGACAGTAGGAAATATCTATACCGCAGGTACCACAGCTTTACCAATTGTAGCTTTAAGTGCTTTTCTTGTAGGAATAGTTATAGCTTTTCAAAGTGCAGTTCAACTACAAAAATATGGTGGAGATATATTTATAGTAGATATGATAGGCATATCTATTCCAAGAGAGCTAGCACCACTGATAACGGCAATAATTGTAGCAGGCAGAAGCGGATCATCATATACTGCACAAATTGGTGTAATGAAGATAACGGAAGAGATAGATGCTATGAAGATTATGGGATTTGATATATACAGATTTTTGGTTATTCCACGCATAGCAGCTATGATCATTGCTTTACCTCTACTCATCTTTTTTGCAGATATTATCGGAATTTACGGTGGTTTACTTGTTGCCAAATATCAGCTCGATATTACACCCGCACAATTTTTAGATAGACTCCACTCCAGTGTTGATGTCAGGCACTATCTTGTAGGTATATTAAAAGCTCCATTTTTTGCCTTTATCATAGCTGCTATAGGCTGTTTTAGAGGATTTCAGGTTTCAAAAAATACTGAAAGCATAGGCAAATATACAACAATCAGCGTCGTTAACTCTATTTTCCTTGTAATCGCTCTTGATGCTATCTTTTCTATCATCTTTACGGAGCTTGACATATGA
- a CDS encoding RNA polymerase factor sigma-54 gives MKLRRSQSTQLKNRLSGTLRSWLPILQSSLEELEELLQKYESENPYMQVQSGFEEQFSAKFTHKVLYQSDNSSTTEAIEAKTIQNLSLYEKLNEQINAPLFPTPKSIDIAYAIIEEISDEGYFTGDINEIAKKVKAEPYQVESIRQRFSYLDPPGVGSVNATEAMLFQLRQSGVEEPIYSLVSDMLQDLQNLSKFKNSSNYEEALKVIRSFKNPPALDNMEDSPPVIPDLIIVEKSNGIEVQMNDLFYPDIIIEDCSLDHEFVKKKIKEARDLIDALQMRKATLYKIGLMIVEFQYDFFQGGDIKPMKLKDIAQEFDHNPSTISRAIANKYLACERGIFPMKTFFTTGIDEEVSNAVIKKFIADAIASEDKNKPLSDQKLLDMIEAKFGVKMVRRTITKYRKQMKIGGSSERKRFYQLA, from the coding sequence ATGAAACTTCGACGCTCACAGAGTACACAGTTAAAAAATAGACTATCAGGTACTCTGAGAAGCTGGCTTCCAATTTTGCAGTCTAGTCTAGAGGAACTAGAAGAGCTGCTGCAAAAATATGAGAGTGAAAATCCATATATGCAGGTTCAATCTGGATTTGAAGAGCAGTTTTCTGCTAAATTTACTCATAAAGTATTGTATCAAAGTGATAATTCAAGCACTACAGAAGCAATAGAAGCTAAAACAATCCAAAATTTATCTTTGTATGAAAAATTAAATGAACAGATAAATGCTCCACTTTTTCCTACACCAAAAAGTATTGATATTGCTTATGCGATTATTGAAGAGATTTCAGATGAAGGGTATTTTACCGGTGATATAAATGAGATTGCTAAAAAGGTAAAAGCAGAGCCTTATCAGGTTGAGAGTATACGGCAACGATTTTCCTATCTTGATCCACCTGGTGTTGGGTCAGTTAATGCTACTGAAGCTATGCTGTTTCAACTTAGACAAAGTGGTGTTGAAGAGCCTATATACTCACTTGTATCAGATATGCTGCAAGATTTACAAAATTTATCAAAGTTTAAAAATTCATCAAATTATGAAGAGGCTCTTAAAGTAATACGCAGTTTTAAAAATCCACCGGCATTAGATAATATGGAGGATTCACCTCCAGTTATTCCAGATTTAATAATAGTAGAAAAATCTAATGGTATAGAAGTGCAGATGAATGATCTCTTCTATCCTGATATTATTATTGAAGATTGCTCTTTAGACCATGAGTTTGTCAAAAAAAAGATTAAAGAGGCAAGAGACTTGATAGATGCTTTGCAAATGCGCAAAGCAACACTATATAAAATAGGTTTAATGATAGTTGAGTTTCAGTATGATTTTTTTCAAGGTGGAGATATTAAGCCGATGAAACTTAAAGATATAGCCCAAGAGTTTGATCATAATCCATCTACAATTTCTAGGGCAATAGCAAACAAATATTTGGCTTGCGAACGTGGTATTTTTCCTATGAAAACTTTTTTTACTACAGGAATAGATGAAGAAGTCAGCAATGCTGTTATTAAGAAGTTTATAGCAGATGCAATTGCTTCAGAGGATAAAAATAAACCGCTAAGTGATCAAAAACTTTTAGATATGATTGAGGCGAAATTTGGGGTAAAAATGGTTCGCCGTACAATTACAAAGTATAGAAAGCAGATGAAAATAGGTGGTTCTAGTGAACGCAAACGATTTTATCAGCTTGCGTAA
- the lptB gene encoding LPS export ABC transporter ATP-binding protein, whose protein sequence is MHSLRAQNLSKTIKKSVIVRDVSIELNTKEVVGLLGPNGAGKTTTFYMICGLIGVSGGRVFIDDMDVTKDPLHTRSRLGIGYLPQESSIFKDLTVEENLWIAAEAAKLDTKSSTKRIENLLELFNIEPIRNRKGIRLSGGERRRAEIARALVHKPKFLLLDEPFAGVDPIAVIDIQNVIKQLLDLEIGVLITDHNVRETLGICHRAYVMRSGELMAEGSAEEIASNPDVIKHYLGEHFTL, encoded by the coding sequence ATGCATAGTTTAAGAGCCCAAAACCTTAGTAAAACGATAAAAAAGAGTGTAATAGTCAGAGATGTTTCAATAGAGCTGAACACAAAAGAGGTTGTTGGACTTCTTGGCCCAAATGGTGCAGGAAAGACTACAACATTTTATATGATTTGCGGACTTATTGGTGTAAGTGGAGGAAGAGTATTCATTGATGATATGGATGTTACAAAAGATCCTTTGCATACAAGATCAAGACTTGGTATAGGTTATTTGCCCCAAGAATCGAGTATTTTTAAAGATTTAACTGTTGAAGAGAATCTTTGGATCGCTGCAGAAGCTGCTAAGCTAGATACAAAAAGTTCTACAAAGAGGATAGAAAATCTTTTAGAGCTATTTAACATTGAACCTATTAGAAATAGAAAAGGGATTCGTTTAAGCGGTGGAGAGAGAAGGCGTGCTGAGATTGCACGCGCGTTGGTGCATAAACCAAAGTTTCTTCTTCTTGATGAACCATTTGCCGGAGTTGATCCAATAGCTGTGATTGATATCCAAAATGTTATTAAACAGTTGCTTGATTTAGAGATAGGGGTTTTAATTACAGACCATAATGTACGTGAAACACTTGGTATATGCCATAGAGCCTATGTTATGCGTAGTGGAGAATTGATGGCCGAGGGAAGTGCAGAAGAGATTGCAAGCAATCCTGATGTCATTAAACACTATTTAGGAGAGCATTTTACACTATGA
- a CDS encoding MlaD family protein, with protein MESRPNYNIVGAFVLILGIGAIFFALWMGNINTQQAYNYYYTYMEESVAGLPPDGTVKYMGVDIGKVKEIYIDQEDQTRIRLKLQLPKDFRVREGMYTTLKFAGITGITYIEIVGGQKDAPVIKANEKDIPIIPSKPSALAQIGTSITDVTTGFTKAISRINRVLSDKNIEHINNTLEQLDSSSKALTKLLSSKNLENIETILNNLAKLSKESSKLIETIESIKSTSQIIGYEGNKTMYSIKESADAFKIFSNKFRERIEAGDYDIRQILKPTIEELNTLLQSTQTLIYQLQEDAQMLKESPSNLLFKEAEPLIGPGEGDKK; from the coding sequence ATGGAAAGTAGACCAAACTATAACATAGTAGGAGCTTTTGTTTTAATACTTGGCATAGGAGCTATATTTTTTGCCCTTTGGATGGGTAATATAAATACCCAGCAAGCATATAACTACTACTATACATATATGGAAGAGTCTGTTGCAGGTCTTCCACCAGATGGTACTGTCAAATATATGGGAGTTGATATAGGAAAAGTCAAAGAGATATATATTGATCAAGAAGATCAAACAAGAATTCGCTTAAAACTTCAACTTCCAAAAGATTTTCGTGTAAGAGAAGGAATGTATACAACACTTAAATTTGCTGGCATTACAGGTATAACCTACATAGAAATAGTTGGTGGACAAAAAGATGCTCCTGTAATAAAAGCAAATGAAAAAGATATTCCAATAATTCCATCAAAACCTTCTGCTTTGGCACAAATAGGAACATCCATTACTGATGTGACAACAGGCTTTACTAAAGCAATAAGCCGTATAAACAGAGTGTTAAGTGATAAAAATATAGAACATATCAATAACACTTTAGAGCAGTTAGATAGCTCATCAAAAGCCTTGACAAAACTTCTAAGCAGTAAAAATTTAGAAAATATAGAGACAATTTTAAACAATCTAGCAAAGTTATCAAAAGAGAGTTCTAAACTGATAGAGACAATAGAGAGTATAAAGAGTACATCACAGATAATAGGATATGAAGGAAATAAAACTATGTACTCTATTAAAGAGAGTGCTGATGCATTTAAGATATTTAGCAATAAATTTAGAGAGAGAATAGAGGCAGGAGATTACGATATTCGCCAAATATTAAAACCGACTATAGAAGAATTAAATACCCTTTTGCAATCAACCCAAACACTAATTTATCAACTGCAAGAAGATGCCCAAATGTTAAAAGAGAGTCCAAGCAATCTACTATTTAAAGAGGCTGAACCTCTAATTGGCCCTGGAGAAGGAGATAAAAAATGA
- a CDS encoding RNA-binding S4 domain-containing protein → MRVDKYLSSVNLVKRRTIAQDMVKSGVVFINGVQAKPSKDVKVGDTIEIRYLKGAKQYKVLKIPTTKTIPKSAKDEYVQELQS, encoded by the coding sequence TTGAGAGTAGATAAGTATTTAAGCAGTGTAAATCTTGTTAAACGCAGAACAATAGCACAAGATATGGTAAAAAGCGGTGTCGTATTCATCAATGGTGTTCAAGCAAAGCCAAGTAAAGATGTTAAGGTTGGCGATACTATAGAGATACGATACTTAAAAGGTGCCAAGCAGTATAAAGTGCTTAAAATTCCAACTACTAAAACTATTCCTAAAAGCGCAAAAGATGAGTATGTACAGGAGTTACAGTCGTGA
- a CDS encoding ABC-type transport auxiliary lipoprotein family protein: MKIVFLIIVFLLSIGGCAVKKVPPTQSYIIDPHTPKIEKSIKKPKFHTIKVTIANIGRLSQTHNIYYRNKNFILQPYAYGKWYDSLGNMIKAKLIEALQQTNIASNVIGSSANIKSEMILEISILDFVQDFSKGEPSTVHISWLATLIQIKDDQVVKSKHFKTTIKSTSENAKGGVVAFNQGTNIIVNEIAKWLLD, translated from the coding sequence ATGAAAATAGTTTTTTTAATCATAGTTTTTTTATTAAGTATTGGCGGTTGTGCCGTAAAAAAAGTACCTCCTACACAATCATACATTATAGACCCACATACACCAAAAATAGAAAAATCTATAAAAAAACCTAAGTTTCATACTATAAAAGTTACAATAGCCAATATAGGACGCCTAAGCCAAACACATAATATCTACTATCGAAACAAAAATTTCATACTTCAACCATATGCATATGGAAAATGGTATGACTCTTTGGGAAATATGATCAAGGCAAAACTTATAGAAGCCTTACAGCAGACTAATATTGCTTCAAATGTTATAGGAAGCAGTGCAAATATAAAAAGTGAAATGATTTTAGAAATTTCTATTCTTGATTTTGTACAAGATTTTTCAAAAGGAGAACCATCTACAGTTCATATATCCTGGCTAGCAACACTTATACAAATTAAAGATGATCAAGTAGTAAAAAGCAAGCACTTTAAAACAACCATCAAATCCACTTCTGAAAATGCAAAAGGGGGAGTAGTAGCTTTTAATCAGGGGACAAATATCATTGTAAATGAAATAGCTAAATGGTTGTTAGATTGA